One Nocardia huaxiensis genomic window, GTGCTGGTGCATCCGCGTCCCCGGCTGTCGGTGCTGTCGGTCGGCGGCGAACTCGTCGACATCGATCGCACGCCCGGTCCGGGCCAGGTGTACGACGTGAACTCCTACGCGCTGGCCGCGGCCGCGCGCGATGCGGGCGCGGATGTGAATCGGGTCGGCATCGTCAGCATGGATCCCAAACGCCTGCGCGATGTGGTCGAGGGTCAGCTGGTGCGCTCGGAGGTCGTGGTGATCGCGGGTGCGGTCGGCGGCTGGGCGTCCGAGCAGGTGCGCGAGGCCCTCGAGGGGCTCGGCGAACTCGAGATCGCCCGCGTCGCCATGCATCCGGGTTCGGTGCAGGGTTTCGGCCTGCTCGGCCGCGACGAGGTGCCGACCTTCCTGCTGCCCTCGAATCCCGTTGGGGCCCTTGTCTGTTTCGAGGTGATGGTGCGACCGCTCATCCGCATCGCCCTGGGCAGAAGGCATCCCATGCGGCGGATCGTGCGGGCGCGCACCATCCTGCCCATCGCCTCGATTCCGGGTCGCCGGGGTTATCTGCGCGCGCAGCTCATGCGCGACGAGCAGACCGGCGACTATCTGGTGCAGCCGCTGGGCGGTCCGAACGGTGCGTCCTCGCACCTGCTGGCCACCATGGCCGAGGCCAACAGTCTCATCGTGGTCGATCCGGATGTCACCGAGGTGCGCACGGGTGACGAGGTTCGGGTCGCGTTTCTCGCGCAGCGTGGGTGAGGCGTGGACATGAACGTCTTCCGGGCCGCTCAGCACCCGGGCTGGCCCGCTCATCTGGGTCCGGTGCGGGTGGCGGCCGGACAGGTGACGTTGCGACCCATCCGATTGCGGGATGCGGCCGCGTGGAGCCGGATTCGCACCCGCGACCGCGATCATCTGGAGCCGTGGGAGCCGACCGGGCGTGGGGCGTGGGAGGCGCGCAATCACGCCTCCAACTGGCCGTCGCTGTGGTCGTCGCTGAAGGCCGAGGCCCGGCGGGGTGCCATGATTCCCCTCGTCATCGAGGTGGACGGGCAGTTCAGTGGTCAGCTCACGGTGGGCAATATCGTGCGCGGCGCGCTGCGGTCGGCCTGGATCGGCTACTGGGTGTCCAAGGAGGTCGGCGGCCAGGGCGTCGCGACGGCGGCGCTGGCCATGGGACTGGACCACTGCTTCGGCGAGGTGGGCCTGCACCGCGTGGAGGCCACCGTGCGCCCGGAAAACCTTGCCAGCCAGGCGGTTCTGCGCAATGTGGGCTTCCGGGAAGAGGGCCTGCTCAAGAAGTATCTCGATGTCGACGGCCAATGGCGGGATCATCTGCTGGTCGGCATGACAGTCGAGGAGATCTCGGGCACGGTGGTGGACAAGCTGATTCGCGCGGGACGCGCCGCCCTGCCGTGACCGGAACTCCCCGCGACGGTCGTTCGTTGTTACGTATGTGGCGTATGTGATCGGCGCGCCTCACGATGATTCCTGAGACGGCGAACTAGCCTACGGACGTCGGTGGTGCGTCCGTGCTCCACCGGAGGCGCTTCGGTGCACGTCGAAGGGACTACGGCTACGCGGGGACGGAGGTGCGAGCACGATGCCGAATTCGATCTTGTGGATCGGGCTGGTCGTGCTCTGGCTGTTCGTGCTCTTCCCGATGCTGGCCGACCGGCACCCGCGCATCCGTCAGCACACCGACGCCGCGCTGTCGACCCGGGTGCTGCACCGCGGGGATGCCAAGCCGCGCACCAGGAAAGGTCCGGCCACCGGACACGACACCGATCCGGACTACGTGCCGGTTCGCAGGAAGCATCACCACAGCGATGATCCGGAGGATCGGATGACCAGATCGGACGAGAGCGCTACCACCGCATCGGACGACGAGGATTTCGAGACCACCAGCGAACACGACACCGACCGCGCCGATGCGGCGGAGCTCGAAGCGGATTCGCCCACCGGCGAGCGCGACGAGGACGAATTCGAGCCCGAGACAGCCGAATCCGAGTCGGAGGCCGTCGACGACGACCGGCACGACGAGGAATCCGCACCCGAAGCGGCCGATTTCGCCGACGATGCCGAATACGATGATCAAGTGGCGAATCCCGGCACTCGTGCCGACACCGCAGATTCCGACGACGAGCTCGTCTCGGTGCGCACCTGCTCCACGCGCGGGGATTCCGGGTCCGACGACGAGCAGCCCGCCCGCTCCGACGCCCCGCAACGCACCCGCATGCCGGCCCTGCGCGCCCCGGAACCGGAACCCGAGGATGACGAATCCGATTCCGAGGATGAGGATTTCGTGCCCAGCCGGCGTGGCCGCGGTGGCTTCGACCCCGAGGCCGACGCCATCGCCCGCGCCGCCCGCTACACCTTCCGCCAGCGCGCTGTCCTGGCGCTGCTGCTCAGCACCATCATGTTCGGCGGCGCCGGGGTGGCGCTGTCCGGCCGCTTCTGGTGGCTGTGCGGCATCACCGGCGTCATCCTGGTGGGCTATCTGGCCTACCTACGCCGCCAGGTCCGGATAGAAGAGGACATTCGCCGCAAGCGCATCGCGAGACTGTCCAAGAAGCGCCGCCAGGCCGAGGACGACGAGCAGGCCGAGCGCGCCGCGGAACGCGACCGCCCGGATCTGGAAACCGCCCGCACTCAGCTACGCCGCGCGGTGCTGGTCGAGCCCGACGACGACGATCCCGCCTTCGAACACCTCGAACTCTTCGACGCCGCCACCGCCCGCGCCGCCCGGAACCGCGCCGCAGGCAACCGCTCTCGCCGCGCGGTCGGCGAATAGCAGCAGATCCAAAGACCTGAACGAGCGCCCATTCGAGGGCGCTCGTTCAGTCTTTTCCGAGGGCGGGATATCCCAGTGCGCCTGCGGGAAGGGCCCGGCTGCTGCCGGGCCCTTCCTCGGATGTGGGTGAGGTTGTTCTACCGCTTACCGCATACGCGGGGTTACCGGGATCTGCCGCTCGATGAGTTCGGCCATGTCGCGCAGTTTCGCCGCGAATTCACGCGCCGCGATCGGATCATCGCTCGAGCCTTTCACGACCTTCTGGGTGAGTGCGGCCAGGCGTGATTCGACGGTGCTGAACAGATCGGGCGTGCGCTGGTTCCCATCGATGAGATCGCCGCGCAGCCAAGCCTGTAGCCGCGCCACGACCGCACCCTCGTCGAAGTGGTCGGGCAGCACCGCCACGGCCTCGCGCAGCTTGCCCGCGGTGACCTTCACATCGGCGGCCAGGGTGGTATAGACGGTGACGGCCGCGTCCTCGCCGTGCGCCGCCGCCACCGGCAGCAGCTCGCGGATCTGCCCCTCGTTGATGGAGGGGGCCAGCGGATGCAGCCGCGCCGCCAGCGGCCAGGCGCGAATCAGCTTGTGCGCGTACGACCGCTGCATATCCCACCGCTTCTCCACGTAGTCGTCGAAGCTGGCGTGGTCGGCCCGGTAGAGCCGGCCGTCCCGCACGATCTGCAGCGCGCGTCCCGCCATCCAGAACGCGACCCGCAGGGCATCGATGGAGGATTCGCACGCCTCGAGCTGCGCCTGCTCGCCGGAGCTGAGCGGCCCGTCGCCCGCCGTGGGCAGCGGCATGGTCAGAACGTTCGAATTCGGTTCCGCCCGACCCGGTTCGGGCCCGTCCGCGATGAGGTCGATGACGCCGCGGCGGGGTTCGGCCGGGCGGGTCTGGGATGCGGTTGCGCCGTCGCGGGATGCGGTGGTTCCGCTGCGCACCTCGAACGTGCCGCCCAGCCATTCGGCATCGCGCAGCGGCGAAACCGGGGGAGTGTGCTCGGCCTCGTCGGCGAGCGGATTGCGGGCGGGTGCGGCGGTCCCGCCGCCGATGGATCCCTTGCGTCGTTGCGGAGGCATCAGGCGCTCACCTCCACCGGGATCCGAACCGGCTGTGCGCCCGCGAGATACGGCCGCAGCAGTTCGTCGCCGACCTGCCGGTACTCGCCGAGATCCTCGATCGGGTTCTCCGCGCCGTCGCCGACCTCGCCGTCGGCGGCCTCCCGATACCACTTCCACGCGCTCACATAATTGTCGAAGACGTCGTAGCCGGCGTCCTCGAGATTCTGTCGCTGCGTGCGGTATTCGGTGGAGACATTGACGCCGTTCTTCATGGTGACCGGAACCTTGGTCATGAGCACGCGCACGCGGATCTCCTTGGCGTTCTCCGTGGCCGCTTCCTCGGCGGCCCGATAGGTGCTGGGCACGCGTTTGACCTCGGACGGGCTCACGCTGGTCACCAGGATCAGTTCGTCGCTCTCCGGTACCGCGGCCTTGAAGATGTCGGCCGATTCACCGCCGGCGTCGACGATGATGACGTCGTAGCGCCCGGCATTGTCGGTGATGCAGTCGTTCACGTGCCGGGACGGGAAGGCGATGAGTTCGAACGGCACCGCGATCTCCGCTTTCTGCAGCCGCCGGTACCACGAGTATCCGGTCTGGCTGAGCGGGTCGGCGTCGATCACGAGCACGCGCAGACCGTGCCCGGTCGCGAAATACGAGGCGAGAAAGAAGGCCGAGGTGGTTTTTCCCACGCCGCCTTTGAGATTCCCCAGCGTGACGACGAGCGGTCGGGGAAGTTCCGGTGTCGCAATGGAATCGGTCATGGACATCCTCCGGGTGATGTGGGAGGGCACTTTCGACTGCGCTCGATCCTGTCACGCACACCTCTTTTCGCCCCGGATTCCGTGCGCCGTTTCGCAAAAATGAGCCGTTTTCGGGCTGTGTCCAATTGGACACGGCCGCACATGTTTACGAATTCGTTATGAATTACATGGGCGTTATTCGTTGCACGTCATGCATTTTGCGTGAACTATGCATTTTCGGATCGACTGGCACTACCGAGATGTTCGAGTTGATGGACGGAAACCGGAATAGCTTTCAGTGGCTTGATCGGAGGACCGCATCATGGAGACAACCGGTGACAGACAGAAGGTTCGATTCCTTCGCCTCACGTGGCGGGGCCTGGCGACAGGCTTCCTGAGCGCAGCGGCCGTGGGTGCGGCGCTGCTGTTCACGGCGGGCGAGGCGGAGGCCACGCCGGTGGCCGTACCCGGTATCGGGGAATTCGATATTCCGAACGAATACGTGCCTGCTGCGGAGGCCATGTTCGGATTTCGTCCCGTGACGATTCCCGGTGTGGCCCAGGCCGATACCGCCACCATGGCATCGATTCCCGCTGAGGCCGATATCGCCCCGATGCCGGAAACCGTCATGGCTGCGGCGAATCCGGAACCCATTCCGTCGAATACGGTCGCGGCTGCTCCAGCGCCCGCTCCGATTCCGGCGGCCCCGGAATCCCGGTCGGTCACGGTGGCGGGTCTCGGAGAATTCTCCGTACCGAATTCGCTCCCGGTGCTCACCGGAATTCCGGGCCTCACCGACAGTGCGGCCACGCCCGCTCCCGCGATGGCGACGCCCACGCTCACCACGGGCGAGCGCGCGGTCGAGGCGGCCAAGTCGCGGCTCGGTTCCTACTACCGCTCCGGCGGCAACGGCCCGGACTCCTTCGACTGCTCGGGTCTGGTGCAGTGGTCCTACGCGCAGGCCGGTGTGGCGCTGCCGCGCACGAGCCATTCGCAGCTGGCCTCCGGAACCCCGGTGGAGCTGGACGAACTGCAGCCCGGCGATCTGGTGTCCTTCTACGGCGGCGGCCATTCCGCCATCTACGCCGGCGACGGCAAGATCATTCACGCCTCGACCTACGGGACCGGCGTGATCGAATCCCCGATGGACAATATGCCGGTCGCGGGTGCGCGCCGCTTCTGAACGGAGTCACCGTGTTCAACGGAAACACCGTGTTCAACGGAAACACCGTGCTCGCCGAAACCCTTGTCACGCATGGCCACCGCGCTCTCGATTGTCACGGGCGCACCCGCCGCGCAGGCGGCGCCGATCTGTCCGGGCGCATCGGAGGGGCTCACCGTCGACGCGGCGGGCCGGGCCTGCACCACCGACCTGTTCAGTGGCCGCGTCTACCGCTTCGACGCCCCTGGCGCGCCACCGGTCGCCATCGCCACCGTCCCCGGCGGCGGAGCGGGTGCGCCGGCCTGGTCGCCCGGTGGTGCCGCCGAATCCGTCAGGCCCCGGTGACGGCGGGCAGTGGTTCGGTCAGCAGTCCCACCAGCATGGCGATGATATTGTCCTGCACCTCGATTCGGTCGGCGTCGCCGAGTTCCTGCCGCTCGTAGTCCGCGAGCAGGGCGAACATGACGGTGCTCATGGCGGTGATCCGGTATCGCCGCATGCTGGGGGTGAGGCCGGGCATGGCCCGGTAGAGCCGCTCGACCAGGATTCGCGTGGCGTGCCAGCGCTTTTCGTGCAGATCGGGTCCGCTGACGGCGGGGTGTGCCCGGGTCTGCTCCAGGAACCGCGCGTAGTGCGTGGAGCCCTCGGCGTAGGGGATGTCGAACATCGGGCGCACCAGCATGTCGAGCAGCGCGGCCACGGAATCCGGTGCGCCGGCGGCCTCGTGGTCGGCGAGCAGGGCGGTGCGCCGGGATTCGAGTGCGGGCTGGTGTCTTTCGATGATGGCCGCGATGAGTCCGTCGCGGGAGCCGAAGTGGTAGTGCACGGCCGAGTTGTTGCGCTGTCCGGCGGCCACCGCGATATCGCGCAGGGCGACATCGGGTCCGCGTTCGGCAATGGTGCGCTCACCTGCGAGGAGGATGAGTTCCCGGGCATCAGGGCTGGTCACGGGGACACTATAGCGCCACTCGGCCCCGGTTAAGCTCACCGGATTGGACTGTTAAGCAGTGTGGCTTAGTCGCCGCGGCGTGCCGGTTCGAACTCTGGCGAACGCTACGTTGCGTTCACAAGGTTGAAAATGTGCATGGGCCCTCGAAATCGATCCAATGCCAGGTGAATACGGTATTCGCGGCATGGATGACCGTGCAGCCTAATGCAATTGGCCAGGTCGTGTGTTGCAATAGGTTCGGGGGCGTCGCACCGCGTGGACCGCGCCGCCGCCGCGCACGAGGGAGGTTGCCCGATGCCGGGCGGAAGGCTCACACCCGAGGACCGTCGGCGCATCGCCGCGGGTCTGGCGCAGGGGCTCGGATACGCGGAGATCGCTCGTGAACTCGGGCGGCCCACCTCCACCGTCAGCCGGGAGGTCGGCCGCAATGGCGGGCCCGGCGGCTATCGCGCGGATCTGGCCCACGCCGCCACGGTGGTGCGCTCCCGGCGCCGGACAGCGCGGCCGAAGAAGACCGAAAGTGCTTCCGGCGCAGACGAATACGGTCGTTCGCCGGAGGCTGTCGCGGAGTTCGGCGCGCAGTTCGCGGAACTGTTGGCGCGGACCGGCGTTCCCAAGATGCCGGCCGCGGTGCTGGCCCGCCTGTACGCCGCCGACTCCGGCAGCGTGACCGCCGCGGAACTGGTGCGGCACCTGCGGGTCAGTCCCGCCACCGTCTCCGCGGCGGTCGGCTATCTCGAAGGGCAGGAGCTGATCCGGCGCGAGCGTGATCCGGGTACACGCCGCGACCGCTACTTCATCGACGAATCAGCCTGGTACAGAGCGACTCTCGCAAGTGCGCGGAACAATGAACTGCTGGCCGCGCGGGCGCGCGCCGGGGCGGAGGAACTGGGCATCGGCACGCCGGCGGGAATGCGGCTGCTGGGCATGAGCGAGTACCTCGACGGCGTGGCGCGCGACATGGTCCGCTCGGCGGAACAGTGGCACGCGAAACTCGTCAGACGGCTCTGGCGGTAATACCGGGAAATCTGCGGTGAATTCGATCTACATACCGGCGCACGGTGGTGAGCTCGGTATCGATCGACTGCCGCGCTTCGGACGTCAGCGCGGTCTGCAATCGGCGCGTCAATCCGGCCATATGCCGTTCCAGCTCTCGCAAGAACACCCGGGCCTGAGCTAACTCGGGATCTTCGGAGAGCTCTGGATCATCGAACATATCGCGGAAGTATCCCACCGACCCGATACCCGTGCCTGCCGAATAGTGTGTGCTCACTGCGTAATCGAGATGTTCGAGAAGGCCGGCGCGGTGTCCGGGCGCGGAGCAGGCCCGCGCCGGGGGGGTGCGGGCGGCGGGCTCAGGCCCCGTATCCGCCGTCGATATCGAGCTTCTGGCCGCTGATGAAATCCGCGCGATCCGACGCCAGGAAGCAGACCGCCTCGGCGATATCCTCGGCATCCCCGAATCGCCGCAGTGGAATATTGCGCCGGGTGATGTCGAGGGCTTCCGCGTTCAATTCGCCTGTGCTGATCAGTCGTTCGGCCATGCCGTCGGTGGTCATCCCGGGGCCGACGCAATTCGCGCGAATGCCGAACCGGCCCTCCTCGGCCGCGATCGCGCGGATGAGCGCTTCCACCGCGGCTTTGGGGGCGCTGGACAAGCCGTCGCGGATGGGGAATCGCGTGGTCGCGGCCGTGGTGATCGCGACGATATTGCCGCGGCTCTCGCGCAGATGAGGCAGTGCGGCGTGGGCGGCATTGAAGAACGCCGTGGCGTCATTGGTCAGCTGCCGCTGGAAGTCGGCAGGTGTGATCCGGCTCAGATGCACCATGGGCACGTGCGGCCCCGCGGCGTAGACGAGTGTGTGGATGCCGCCGAGTGCGGCGGCCGCGTCCTGGAGCACCGCCGCCGTCTGATCCGCGTCGGCGAGGTCGAGTTGCCAGGCCAGTGCGTGACGGCCTGCGGCGGAGGCGGACTCGAGCAGTGGTTCGATCGCGGCCCGCGACCGGAAGTAGGTCAGCCCGACGGCGCTGCCGCGGTCGATGAGCATGCGGGTGACGGCCGTGCCCAGTCCGCCGCTCGCGCCGAGCACCAGTGCCGCGCCGGATCGGTGCGCGAAATCGTCCATGGATTCCATTGATAACGCACCCAGTGGAACCAAGCAACTGCTTGGTTCCACTGGGTGGGCCCGCTACTCGCCGGCGTTCTTGGACTGCGCCAGCCCGCCGCCGTCGACCGGTTCGAATCCGGCATCGCGAATGAGCGGCAGGACCGTGGCCGCGGCCAGCGGATCGTCACTCCAGTAGCGCATCTGCCCGCGCGCGCCACCGCCCTGCCCGCGCTGCCCGTCGGCGAGCAGATCAGCCGCCGGCCGATCCCCAAAGGTGCGGACCAATCGGACATCCCCGAGTCGCCGCAATTGATACTGCGGACTGGTGAGCCCGTCCGGAATCGGCAGTCGCACGATCTGCCCGTCGCGTTCGGTGAGCGGATTGCTGGGATCGACGACGATCCTGCCCTGCAGTGCCGCCCCGTATTCGAGGGCGATCTCCGGGAACGCCTCCCACCACACCGCGATCACGACGACATCGGCGGCGGCGATGGCGTCGAGCGGGCTCGTGGCCGTGGCGTGTGCGCCGAGCTCGTCGGCGAGTGCCTTGGGTCCGTCCGGCCGGCCCGCGCTCAGCAGGACCTCGTCGCCGCCCGCGACGAGCAGCCGGGCCAGATTGCCGCCGATGCGGCCGGTGCCTATCAATCCCACGCGCATGGGCTCTCCTTCGTCGAAGTGGACGAGTCGACCAGTGCTACATCGGGTTTCACACGATGCGACGGCAGGCGGCCGCCGCGCTCGAATGTCAGGCTACAGGGCGGGCGGACCTGCGCCGATCGCCGCCGCGGCGGCCCGGACGGGTGTGTCGGACGGTCCCTGGAAAGTCCTGCGGTAGGCCGAGGGTGTGGTGCCGAGGGCGCGGGCGAACTGCTCGCGCATGGTGACCGCGCTGCCGAAACCGCATTGATCGGCAATGCGTTCGATGGTGCAGTCGCCGGTCTCCAGCAGGCGCTGCGCCATGACGATGCGCTGGGTGGCGACCCAGCCGCTCACGCTGGTGCCCACCGTCTTCCGGAACTGCCGGGTGAAGGTGCGGCGGCTCATGTTCGCGTGCTCGGCCAGGCGGTCCACGGTCAGCTCCGTCCCGAGCCGCTCGATCGCCCAGTGCAGGGTCTCCGCCAGCGGATGCTTGGATCCCGTTGCGGGCAAGGGATGTTCGATGAATTGCGCCTGCCCGCCCGCGCGATGCGGCGGGGTGACCAGCCGGCGCGCGACCCTGTTGGCGAGTTCGGCGCCGTGCTGACTGCGCAGCAGGTGCAGGCAGGTGTCGATGGCGGCGGTGGTGCCCGCCGACGTGACGATATCGCCGTCGTCGACATACAGCGATTCCCGATCCAGCAGCACGTCCGGGAACCGGCGGGCGAACACATCGGCCCATTTCCAGTGGGTGGCCGCCGGACGGCCCGCCAGCAGCCCGGTGTCGGCGACCACGAAGGCGCCCAGGCACAGCCCGACCACACGCGCGCCACCGGCGTGCGCGGTCCGCACCGCGTCCACGATCTCGCCCGGCGCGGGTAGTTCCGGATCAGGCCAGCTGGGCACGATCACCATCGACGCCCCGGCCACTTCTTCCAGCCCGTATCCCGTCGACACGCTGAATCCGGCGGTCGTGACGATCGGCGCGGCGCCGGGCGTGCACACCCGGATCTCGCACGGCGGCAGCTCCGCCGACGGCTGCTCCTCACCGAAGACCAGGCACGGCACCGACAGATGGAACGGATTGATCCCGTCGAATCCGACAACCGCGATCACATCCACGGCGATCCTCCCGCAAACAAGTGGCCCGATTCCGTTGATTGTAGGCACGCGAGCCACTGTCGAGCCGGCCGCGTCCGAGCGAAGGTGGATGTCGTGCCGGTCCCGACCGGCAAATAGGCACCCTCGGCAAGGAGAAAGCGAAATGACTACTGCCTCAGCGACTTTGCGCACCGTGAGCGGACTCGACAGCCGGCCCGCGCGGCTGGCCGACGCCACCCTGGTGCTGATCGACTTCCAGAACACCTACCGCACCGGCGTCATGGCGCTGCCGGACGCCGAGCGGGCCCTCGAGGCCGCCGCCGGGCTGCTGTCCGCCGCGCGGGCGCTCGGCCGCCCGATCGTGCACATCGTCAATGACGGCGGGCCCGGCAGCCCTTACGACATCACTGCCGAGATCGGTGCGATCAGCGATCCGGTGGCTCCGCTGCCCGGCGAACCCGTGGTGGTCAAGACCGTGCCGAACGGCTTTCACGACACGACGCTGGAAGCCACGCTGCGCGCACTGAGTTCCGGGACGGACCTGGTGCTGGCCGGTTTCATGACCCACATGTGTGTGCAGTTCACCGCCGAGGGCGCGTTCTATCGCGGGTTCCGGCCCACGGTCGTGGCCGAGGCCACCGCGACCCGGCCGCTGCCCGGACCCGACGGTCGCACGGTCCCGGCCGAGGTGCTCCAGACCGCCGCGCTCACCACCATCGGTGATCTGTTCGGTGTGGTCGCGCCGAGCCTGGCGCAGCTTCTCCCGGAGCAGCTAACTCCGGCGAACTGACCTCCGCCGCGCGTCCACGACGAACGCGGTCGAATTGTCGGTGCCGCCGAGACCCAGGGCGGTGTCCACCAGGGTCTCGGCGGTCGGTCCGGCCGGAACATCGGCCGCCAGCAGGGTTTTGATCATGACGATATCGAGCAGCTTGTGTGCCCCGTCGCTGCACAGCAGCAACCGTCCGGCACTCGAACCTGTTGCCGCGTAGCCGATTTCCTCCGGCTTCACGGTGCGGGCGGAGGTGGTGACCAGATGTCCCATCCGCGCCGTCGGCTGCTTGCCGCGAGCCCGGAAGTATTCGGCCACAGTGTGATCGGTGGTGATCTGCTGGAGCGTGCGCCCGTTCCAGCGATAGGCGCGGCAGTCGCCGATCCACGCCACCTCGCACGGCCCGTCGGGCTGTCCGGCCATCGGCAGCACGGCCACCACGACCACGCAGTCGGCATTGGCTTCGGGTAGCTCGCGCAGCAGTTCCCGTTGCGCCGCAAGAATTCCCGCCCGCACCCCGTCGGCCGCGGCCACTCGCGCCGCGACCGTGGCCACCAGCCGCGCCGCCCGCGCCGCCGCCAAATGATCACCGACCCCGTCCGCCACCGCGAAGGCGGTCCGCCCCGTCCGTGAATTCGTCGCCGCGGCATAGGAATCCGCATTGACGCTGCGCCGCCCCCGCTTGCTCACCGCGCGCCCCGTCACCTCGGCCAGTGGCGTCACCACGGGCCTGGCCATGACTTCGGTGGGACCGATCTCGATGGCTGCGGAACTCATGGGCCCGACCTCCTCGGACTCGAATGGCCGGATGTGCCCTTCCGGCGTACCTAACAGTCAACGCCACCAACCCGTGTCGCGTGCCCGAATTGCCTGTGCGATTGCTGTGTAGTGGGTATCGATCCGGTCGCGCCCGGAGCCGGAACGTGTCCAGGGGTATTGCGTTCGATCGTGTCCGGGCCCATTCTCCGGGGCCGCGGTCGGCGGTGTGACCGGTGTTACAGTGAAGTCCCGCAGGTTCGAAGGACACCGATTGGGCAGCTCGGAACAGGTGAATCCATGGGTCGCCGCGCGGCCGGGAGAAGATCTCGGGCTGCTGGCGCGGCGGGTTTCGTCGGCGCACGCTCGGTTCGTGACCGGGGGCGAAACGCCCGCCGGGGGAGATTCGGTGCGGGCGGTGGTGCTCGAATCCTGGCGGCGCAGCCGGGAACACGGGGTGGATCCGGACGCGGCGGGCGGCGGGGGCGTGCTGGGGGACTCGGAGTTGCGCGGGTATCGGGCCGAGCATCCGATGGCGGCCGTGCGGCCGGTGGTGCGAAAGCTGTTGGTGGAGGACGCGGTAGAGGCCGGACTGCTGGTGGCGGTCAGTGATGCGCGGGGGCGGCTGCTGTGGGTGGAGGGGGAGTCGCGGGTCAAGGACCGGGCCTGTGCGATGAATTTCGTGGAGGGGGCGGACTGGAGTGAGGATCGGGTGGGGACCAATGCGCCGGGGACGGCGCTGGCGCTCGATCATCACGTGCAGATTTTCGGGGCGGAGCATTTCAGCCGGATGGTGCAGGAGTGGAGTTGTTCGGCTGCGCCCGTGCATGATCCGCTCAGCGGGCGGGTGATCGGGGCCATCGATATCACCGGTGGGCCGCGGGTGGCGGCGCCGGAGGTGCTGTCGCTGGTGCGGGCCACGGTGGCGGCGGTGGAGTCGGAGCTGCGGCTGCTTCTGCTGGAGTCGCCGAAACCGTTGGGGGACAGTACGGCTCGGTTGCAGGTGCTGGGGCCGGCCGCGATTCTGACGCGGGCGGGGGAGCGGATTCGGTTGTCGCAGCGGCATGCCGAGATTCTGTTGCTGCTCGTGGAGCATCCGGAGGGGCTGAGCGCCGATCATCTGGCGCTGCTGCTGGACGAGTCGGAGCTGGATCCGGTGACGATTCGAGCCGAGCTGTCGCGGGTGCGAAAGCTGGTGGGGGCCGGGGGTATCGGGTCCAAACCGTATCGGCTGCTGATCGATCTGCGCACCGATGTGGACGAGGTGCGCGCCGCCCTCGCGCGCGGTGATGCGAAGGCGGCGCTGCGCGCGTATCCCGGTGCGCTGCTGCCGC contains:
- the glp gene encoding gephyrin-like molybdotransferase Glp — protein: MRSVEDQQIKVTAAAVAPRPVRVAISEAQGLLCAEDVVTERPLPGFDQAAIDGYAVRSVDVSGAGADIRDEDGEPVDLTLPVVGEVAAGSRQPIRLQPRQTVRVDTGAPLPTLADAVLPLDFTDGGRARVKVYEPVRSGDYVRRIGDDVQPGDLAVRAGTIIGPAQVGLLAAVGRDKVLVHPRPRLSVLSVGGELVDIDRTPGPGQVYDVNSYALAAAARDAGADVNRVGIVSMDPKRLRDVVEGQLVRSEVVVIAGAVGGWASEQVREALEGLGELEIARVAMHPGSVQGFGLLGRDEVPTFLLPSNPVGALVCFEVMVRPLIRIALGRRHPMRRIVRARTILPIASIPGRRGYLRAQLMRDEQTGDYLVQPLGGPNGASSHLLATMAEANSLIVVDPDVTEVRTGDEVRVAFLAQRG
- a CDS encoding GNAT family N-acetyltransferase, with amino-acid sequence MNVFRAAQHPGWPAHLGPVRVAAGQVTLRPIRLRDAAAWSRIRTRDRDHLEPWEPTGRGAWEARNHASNWPSLWSSLKAEARRGAMIPLVIEVDGQFSGQLTVGNIVRGALRSAWIGYWVSKEVGGQGVATAALAMGLDHCFGEVGLHRVEATVRPENLASQAVLRNVGFREEGLLKKYLDVDGQWRDHLLVGMTVEEISGTVVDKLIRAGRAALP
- the glpR gene encoding gephyrin-like molybdotransferase receptor GlpR encodes the protein MPNSILWIGLVVLWLFVLFPMLADRHPRIRQHTDAALSTRVLHRGDAKPRTRKGPATGHDTDPDYVPVRRKHHHSDDPEDRMTRSDESATTASDDEDFETTSEHDTDRADAAELEADSPTGERDEDEFEPETAESESEAVDDDRHDEESAPEAADFADDAEYDDQVANPGTRADTADSDDELVSVRTCSTRGDSGSDDEQPARSDAPQRTRMPALRAPEPEPEDDESDSEDEDFVPSRRGRGGFDPEADAIARAARYTFRQRAVLALLLSTIMFGGAGVALSGRFWWLCGITGVILVGYLAYLRRQVRIEEDIRRKRIARLSKKRRQAEDDEQAERAAERDRPDLETARTQLRRAVLVEPDDDDPAFEHLELFDAATARAARNRAAGNRSRRAVGE
- a CDS encoding ParA family protein encodes the protein MTDSIATPELPRPLVVTLGNLKGGVGKTTSAFFLASYFATGHGLRVLVIDADPLSQTGYSWYRRLQKAEIAVPFELIAFPSRHVNDCITDNAGRYDVIIVDAGGESADIFKAAVPESDELILVTSVSPSEVKRVPSTYRAAEEAATENAKEIRVRVLMTKVPVTMKNGVNVSTEYRTQRQNLEDAGYDVFDNYVSAWKWYREAADGEVGDGAENPIEDLGEYRQVGDELLRPYLAGAQPVRIPVEVSA
- a CDS encoding C40 family peptidase, with protein sequence METTGDRQKVRFLRLTWRGLATGFLSAAAVGAALLFTAGEAEATPVAVPGIGEFDIPNEYVPAAEAMFGFRPVTIPGVAQADTATMASIPAEADIAPMPETVMAAANPEPIPSNTVAAAPAPAPIPAAPESRSVTVAGLGEFSVPNSLPVLTGIPGLTDSAATPAPAMATPTLTTGERAVEAAKSRLGSYYRSGGNGPDSFDCSGLVQWSYAQAGVALPRTSHSQLASGTPVELDELQPGDLVSFYGGGHSAIYAGDGKIIHASTYGTGVIESPMDNMPVAGARRF
- a CDS encoding TetR family transcriptional regulator; the protein is MTSPDARELILLAGERTIAERGPDVALRDIAVAAGQRNNSAVHYHFGSRDGLIAAIIERHQPALESRRTALLADHEAAGAPDSVAALLDMLVRPMFDIPYAEGSTHYARFLEQTRAHPAVSGPDLHEKRWHATRILVERLYRAMPGLTPSMRRYRITAMSTVMFALLADYERQELGDADRIEVQDNIIAMLVGLLTEPLPAVTGA
- a CDS encoding GbsR/MarR family transcriptional regulator produces the protein MPGGRLTPEDRRRIAAGLAQGLGYAEIARELGRPTSTVSREVGRNGGPGGYRADLAHAATVVRSRRRTARPKKTESASGADEYGRSPEAVAEFGAQFAELLARTGVPKMPAAVLARLYAADSGSVTAAELVRHLRVSPATVSAAVGYLEGQELIRRERDPGTRRDRYFIDESAWYRATLASARNNELLAARARAGAEELGIGTPAGMRLLGMSEYLDGVARDMVRSAEQWHAKLVRRLWR
- a CDS encoding SDR family NAD(P)-dependent oxidoreductase, translated to MDDFAHRSGAALVLGASGGLGTAVTRMLIDRGSAVGLTYFRSRAAIEPLLESASAAGRHALAWQLDLADADQTAAVLQDAAAALGGIHTLVYAAGPHVPMVHLSRITPADFQRQLTNDATAFFNAAHAALPHLRESRGNIVAITTAATTRFPIRDGLSSAPKAAVEALIRAIAAEEGRFGIRANCVGPGMTTDGMAERLISTGELNAEALDITRRNIPLRRFGDAEDIAEAVCFLASDRADFISGQKLDIDGGYGA